From the genome of Pseudomonadota bacterium:
TTCGAAGGGACGGTGATTGCGCTGCGAAACCGGGGTTTGAACTCGGCGTTCACGGTGCGCAAGATCTCTCACGGCGAAGGCGTCGAGCGGGTCTTTCAGACCTACAGCCCGCAGATCGATTCTGTGACCGTCAAACGTCGCGGTCGGGTACGACGCGCCAAGCTCTACTACCTGCGCGGTCGCGAGGGTAAAGCGGCTCGGATCAAGGAGAAACTCGCGCGGCGGTAACGCCCGCCGCGTCGACAAGAAAACCCGGTTCGCGCCGGGTTTTTTTGTGGGCGCTTGAAAAATGGGGTATCCGCTCCCAACTGCCTAGCAACACTCAGAAACAGATCGAATCGCTATGACCGAAACGCTCAAGCCCGAACAGCATGAATTTCAGGCGGAGGTGCGTCAGGTGCTGGACCTGATGGTTCACTCCCTGTACTCCAATAAAGAAATTTTTCTCCGTGAGCTGATTTCGAACGCGTCAGACGCGCTGGATAAGCTGCGTTTTGAGGCGCTCTCCGATGACTCCCTCTACGCCGGCGACGCTGAGCTCAAGGTGCAGGTGTCGTTTGATAAAGATGCCGGGACGCTCATGGTCTCCGACAACGGCATCGGCATGAGTCACGACGAGCTGCTGGAAAACCTGGGTACCATCGCCCGGTCCGGGACGCGAAAGTTTCTCGATGCGCTCAGCGGTGACGCGCGCACCGATTCCAATCTGATTGGTCAGTTCGGCGTTGGCTTTTACTCGGCGTTTATCGTCGCGGACCAGGTCACCGTGCAGTCCCGGCGCGCGGGAGATGACGAGACGTGGCAGTGGGTATCCGACGGACAGGGGGCTTTTACGCTGGAGCCGGTCGGGGAAGATGCGGTCAATCGCGGCACGCGCATTATTCTCACGCTCAAGGAAGACGAAAGTGAGTTCCTGGCCGATTACCGGCTTCGCTCGCTGATCAGCAAGTATTCAGACCACATTGCGTTTCCTATCCAGATGCACAAAGTGCAGCCGCCGCCGGCCGCTGAGGAAGACAGCGACGAGGACATCGTCGACGTGCCGGCTGAGCCCGAGTGGGAATCGGTCAACCAGGCTTCAGCACTCTGGTCTCGTCCGCGGCAAGAGATCGATGACGACGAGTACAAGAGCTTCTACAAGCACGTCTCCAACGACTTCAACGACCCGCTGCGGTGGTCTCACAACCGGGTTGAGGGCAATCAGTCGTTTACGACACTGCTGTACCTGCCGGAGAAGCCGCCGTTCGATCTGATGATGGGGCGCGAGGAGCGCCATGGCCTGAAGCTTTACGTGCGTCGGGTCTTCATCATGGACGCCGCTGAGCAGCTGCTGCCAACCTATCTGCGCTTTGTGCGAGGTGTGGTGGATTCCGACGATCTGCCGCTGAACGTGTCGCGGGAAATTCTGCAGGACAACGCGCTGGTGAAGAAAATCCGCGCGTCGGTGGTCAAGCGTGTGCTCGGCATGCTGGAGCAGCTCACCGACGAGACCGAAACCTACAAGGAGTTCTGGAAGGGGTTCGGGGAGGTGCTGAAGGAAGGGGTAGTGGAGGACTTTTCCAACCAGGAGAAGCTGCTGAAACTCGCTCGCTTTGCGTCGACCGCCAACAGCGACGCGGAGCCGACCACCAGCCTCGACGACTACCTGGGGCGCA
Proteins encoded in this window:
- the rplS gene encoding 50S ribosomal protein L19 encodes the protein MSDIIKQLEQEQMGRELPDFGPGDTVVVNVKVVEGSRERLQAFEGTVIALRNRGLNSAFTVRKISHGEGVERVFQTYSPQIDSVTVKRRGRVRRAKLYYLRGREGKAARIKEKLARR
- the htpG gene encoding molecular chaperone HtpG, yielding MTETLKPEQHEFQAEVRQVLDLMVHSLYSNKEIFLRELISNASDALDKLRFEALSDDSLYAGDAELKVQVSFDKDAGTLMVSDNGIGMSHDELLENLGTIARSGTRKFLDALSGDARTDSNLIGQFGVGFYSAFIVADQVTVQSRRAGDDETWQWVSDGQGAFTLEPVGEDAVNRGTRIILTLKEDESEFLADYRLRSLISKYSDHIAFPIQMHKVQPPPAAEEDSDEDIVDVPAEPEWESVNQASALWSRPRQEIDDDEYKSFYKHVSNDFNDPLRWSHNRVEGNQSFTTLLYLPEKPPFDLMMGREERHGLKLYVRRVFIMDAAEQLLPTYLRFVRGVVDSDDLPLNVSREILQDNALVKKIRASVVKRVLGMLEQLTDETETYKEFWKGFGEVLKEGVVEDFSNQEKLLKLARFASTANSDAEPTTSLDDYLGRMNSGQDKIYYVTADSHQAALNSPHLEVFRKQGIEVLLMSDRVDEWMMGHVREYDGKPFQSVAKGDLDLSNLEDEDAKKQREEKASEAAPLLDRLKKALDEQVEEVKVSNRLTDSPSCIVLAEHDMALHMQQLMKQAGHEMPGSKPSLEINPDHPLVARASAVTDEERFSDWAHLLFEQALLAEGGQLSDPASYVKRVNSLLTASDD